Proteins co-encoded in one Aspergillus flavus chromosome 2, complete sequence genomic window:
- a CDS encoding mRNA capping enzyme, catalytic domain-containing protein, which produces MATNGETKAPSSGSLVDASGYKFAEKDTKPGKIRLKKSVKLGKKKGDDAPDSPGSSPILPEIDEKTMAAFPTGKPREEDHLETVICKTCKRPVLKQNAVEHIRGCIRAKQEKARRKKEARDAANRAKAGDKDGDEDAAGGDGDDSMKGQKSAKKSAVKGMAEDGTKKGKKRKTEGEDDKDKEPKKKKKKEEPKPKVPKPKGPVDVEKQCGVTLPNGAQCARSLTCKSHSMGAKRAVPGRSLPYDMLLQAYQKKNQARQQKAAIDANAPLQDDMDNNGPVDSDEEKDAVMAAITRSHPQPIITHTLISTKKKYQYVRIKEMLSHALGGARGGGLFSTGDSNTTSNDGNLFAPVDDVVMASPAEPELADQFRREVATLLGRNNLNFPGAQPVSFSNKHLLELQRQDYYVCEKTDGIRCLMYFARGDPDSEAPEIHYLIDRKNDYRYVPGLHFPLPNDESFQSYHVDTLVDGELVNDTYEDGTQQLKYLVFDCLVLDGQSLMHRTLDKRLAYFKEKVLKPYNALYQRFPEEKQHRVFAVEDKSTQFSYGIEMMFREIIPKVKKIHGNDGLIFTCRSTPYRIGTDEHILKWKPPAENTIDFRMRLEFPVLEPDTDDEAEGISEPYTDYDAMPIFHLFVMLNSNEYRHFAEMFVTPSEWEELKALGLPLDDTIVECSKDEHNRWRYHRLRDDKADANHISTVEKVLESIQDRVTEEDLIRAAPAIKAAWKKRQAQMASEDEERKRRARQAPPHANGNGVKRKFEDS; this is translated from the exons ATGGCTACCAACGGTGAGACCAAAG CGCCGTCGTCCGGCAGCTTAGTCGATGCGTCCGGGTACAAGTTCGCCGAAAAAGACACCAAGCCCGGCAAGATTAGGTTGAAGAAGTCGGTTAAGTtaggcaagaagaagggtgaTG ATGCGCCCGACTCCCCCGGTTCATCACCTATTCTCCCTGAGATCGACGAGAAGACTATGGCAGCTTTCCCTACAGGCAAACCACGAGAAGAGGATCACTTAGAAACTGTCATATGTAAGACTTGCAAGAGGCCGGTCCTCAAACAGAATGCTGTGGAACATATTCGGGGTTGTATTCGGGCGAAGCAGGAGAAGGCGAGGCGCAAGAAGGAGGCGCGCGATGCGGCTAACCGGGCCAAGGCGGGGGATAaggatggtgatgaggatgctgcGGGCGGCGATGGTGATGATTCCATGAAGGGTCAGAAGAGCGCTAAGAAGAGCGCCGTTAAGGGAATGGCGGAGGATGGAacaaagaagggaaagaagcgcAAGACGGAGGGAGAAGACGATAAGGATAAGGAGcctaagaagaagaagaaaaaggaggaaccCAAGCCCAAGGTTCCGAAGCCGAAGGGACCCGTCGATGTCGAGAAGCAGTGCGGTGTTACTCTGCCGAATGGTGCTCAGTGTGCGAGGTCTTTGACCTGTAAGAGCCATTCCATGGGCGCGAAGCGAGCAGTTCCTGGTCGTTCATTGCCGTACGATATGTTGCTTCAGGCttatcaaaagaaaaatcaggCTCGGCAGCAAA AGGCTGCAATCGATGCCAATGCTCCTCTGCAGGACGATATGGATAACAACGGTCCTGTCGACtcggatgaagagaaagatgctGTGATGGCAGCTATCACTCGCTCTCACCCGCAGCCCATCATCACTCATACTCTGATCTCGACTAAGAAAAAATACCAATATGTCCGCATTAAAGAGATGTTATCCCACGCTCTGGGTGGTGCGCGCGGTGGCGGACTCTTTTCAACTGGCGATAGCAATACCACCTCCAATGACGGAAACCTCTTCGCTCCTGTGGACGACGTGGTCATGGCTTCTCCG GCAGAGCCCGAACTAGCAGACCAATTCCGCCGTGAAGTCGCGACTCTCCTTGGCCGCAACAACCTCAACTTTCCCGGCGCACAGCCCGTCAGTTTCTCCAACAAGCATCTCCTCGAGCTCCAACGGCAAGACTACTATGTCTGCGAGAAAACAGATGGCATCCGCTGTCTGATGTACTTTGCCCGTGGCGATCCGGACTCAGAGGCACCCGAAATTCACTACCTAATTGACCGCAAGAACGACTACCGCTACGTGCCGGGCTTGCATTTCCCGCTCCCCAATGATGAAAGTTTCCAGTCGTACCACGTGGACACCCTGGTTGACGGCGAGTTGGTGAACGATACATATGAGGATGGAACGCAGCAGCTCAAATACCTCGTTTTCGACTGTCTAGTTCTGGACGGACAGAGCCTGATGCATCGCACGCTAGATAAACGACTTGCGTATTTTAAGGAGAAGGTCCTCAAGCCATACAATGCTCTCTACCAGCGTTTTCCCGAGGAGAAACAACACCGCGTTTTCGCGGTCGAAGACAAATCTACCCAGTTTAGCTACGGTATCGAAATGATGTTCCGAGAGATCATTCCCAAGGTCAAGAAAATCCACGGTAATGACGGTCTCATCTTTACCTGTCGCAGTACACCCTACCGCATCGGCACGGACGAACACATTCTGAAGTGGAAGCCTCCGGCCGAGAATACGATTGATTTCCGTATGCGCTTGGAGTTTCCTGTCCTGGAGCCTGATACAGATGATGAGGCTGAAGGTATTTCCGAGCCGTATACGGATTACGATGCTATGCCTATCTTTCATCTATTTGTGATGCTTAACTCCAACGAGTACCGGCACTTCGCGGAGATGTTTGTCACCCCATCCGAATGGGAGGAGCTTAAGGCCCTGGGGCTGCCCCTCGATGATACCATCGTTGAATGCTCCAAGGATGAACACAATCGCTGGCGCTATCATCGTCTCCGAGACGATAAGGCTGATGCGAATCATATCTCTACCGTTGAGAAGGTCCTTGAAAGTATCCAGGACCGTGTGACGGAGGAAGATCTCATCCGCGCTGCGCCGGCAATCAAGGCAGCATGGAAGAAGCGCCAGGCTCAGATGGCTTCGGAGGACGAAGAGCGGAAACGAAGGGCAAGACAGGCGCCGCCACATGCAAACGGCAATGgagtgaaaaggaaattcGAGGATTCATAG